The Alnus glutinosa chromosome 10, dhAlnGlut1.1, whole genome shotgun sequence DNA window aagaaattattttgagTACTAGCAATAAGATACTTTTTAACAAGTGTTGGAAAATCTATATATGTGATAAAACATATTAAGGAATTTGGAATTGAGAACACAATTTATGTCACCCCAGCAACTGTTGTGAATCTTATAGTaacaggaaagaaaatcaacacaCAACTTAGTCCTGTCTTCTGAACTCTCACGGATTACATGGTTTTGATGAACTTATGTGGGAGAATTTTGCAGGCAAGAAAAGCTTTGAGAGCATTGAAGGGAATAGTGAAGCTTCAAGCTATTATTCGAGGCAGAGCTGTGAGACGCCAAGCTATAACTACCCTAAAGTGCTTGCAGTCCATTGTAAATATTCAGTCACAGGTCTGCACAAGAAGATTTGAAATGGCTGAAGGCGATTCGAAGTATGATAGAAGTAAAGAATTGCCGACTTTAAGAGACAAGATAATAACGGTAAGGGGACCAGCATGAAAGGACTCATTCGGATTcgtttgagattgcaattttcaaacatgcgatttgaaaatgagatttttaaaaacgcattggtaaaattataatttggtctttaaaatcgcagtttcatctttaaaattgtgcatttttaaaaacccatTCACAAAATTTTCTGCCATTTGGTTATGCGATCTCACTTTTAGTCTGCAAAATCTCAGTGCTAAACACACTCGTCAACAATTCCTGATTTACAAAATCCATCTACCATTCTTCTGTTTCTAAAATCTCTAAGTTTAGTTAATATCCCTTAATTTATTATGTCCTTTAGATTATGAGACTGATTTAATATGGGAGGCAAACTTTTTTGATTTTCAGATGGACTCGAATAGTCAAAGAAGGTGGGTAGATAGCATATTGTCAAAGGAAGAGGCAGAGGCATTGTATTTAAGTAAGAAAGAGGCGATGATTAAGAGAGAAAGGATAAAGGATTACTCATTTAGTCATCGGGTAAACTCCTTTGCATTGTGCTCATCTGatatatatttctcaaatttaggtTCTACAACTGAGTTTTCAACTGGAAATTTTTTTCAGAAGTCAGCAGAATCAGAAAGAAACAAGGTAAATGGAAGATGGAGGTACTGGTTGGATGAATGGGTGGATACCCAAGTTACTAAAAGTAGAGAACTTGAAGATTTGGACTCAGTTCCAACTTCAAATCCAAGGCCAGGACTTACAGTAGAGGATTTTGGAAGGAGACAACTTAAGCTAAGAAATATTCAGGTACAGAAGAACTTTGAAGGATTGGATTCTCCACTATCTATTTCCAGAAGATCATTTCATCATAGGAGGCAATGTTCATTGGGAGATCATAATTCTTTGTCAAGCTCTCCTTTTGTTCCTGCTTACATGGCTGCTACTGCATCTGCAAAAGCAAAATCAAGATCCATGAGCTCG harbors:
- the LOC133880054 gene encoding protein IQ-DOMAIN 11; protein product: MAKKKSWFNILKRFFIRETQLKPEKEKRRKWMFGRLKIKRLASLTAPSTLSLDEAEEEQSNHAPTVALATTAVAEEVLSADEHEKEEFSVIKVEADAPQSNREILEFAATKIQSAFRGYLARKALRALKGIVKLQAIIRGRAVRRQAITTLKCLQSIVNIQSQVCTRRFEMAEGDSKYDRSKELPTLRDKIITMDSNSQRRWVDSILSKEEAEALYLSKKEAMIKRERIKDYSFSHRKSAESERNKVNGRWRYWLDEWVDTQVTKSRELEDLDSVPTSNPRPGLTVEDFGRRQLKLRNIQVQKNFEGLDSPLSISRRSFHHRRQCSLGDHNSLSSSPFVPAYMAATASAKAKSRSMSSPKMRTSSFETCSESYSPCKNKLSLISPMTTEMPTRGRIGKTNGYQQRSPSLKGLAGPIKSGRTAKDLSFDSEYSMQIWHQNDGFR